From Vitis vinifera cultivar Pinot Noir 40024 chromosome 3, ASM3070453v1, the proteins below share one genomic window:
- the LOC100243540 gene encoding uncharacterized protein LOC100243540 isoform X2, producing MGLDNVRSESSKKVGKFEKKLKFYSKVRDTVASLSAKKGINKKKLRSRQKKLKAYNLSSLSEVLPDLKAQEQPAPVTEFKVNCKSRQKLIMKEGDQLRTVLNHPIFHSDPLAAIHQHLLSTQPPDKKQEKRSSKKGKKAKKQKSKASLGPQSMEM from the exons ATGGGTTTGGACAACGTCAG GTCAGAATCATCCAAAAAGGTCGGGAAGTTCGAAAAGAAACTGAAGTTCTACTCCA AGGTTAGAGATACAGTTGCTTCCTTAAGTGCCAAAAAGGGTATTAATAAG AAAAAACTTAGAAGCCGACAGAAGAAATTGAAAGCATACAATCTCTCTTCCCTCTCGGAGGTCCTTCCAGATTTGAAGGCTCAAGAGCAACCTGCTCCTGTAACCGAGTTTAAAGTGAATTGCAAATCTAGGCAAAAATTGAT AATGAAGGAAGGAGATCAGTTGAGAACCGTTCTTAACCATCCAATTTTCCATTCAGATCCGTTGGCTGCCATTCACCAACACCTACTGAGCACACAGCCTCCAGataagaaacaagaaaaaaggtctAGCAAAAAAGGGAAGAAGGCTAAAAAGCAAAAATCGAAGGCTTCCCTAGGTCCTCAATCCATGGAAATGTGA
- the LOC100243540 gene encoding uncharacterized protein LOC100243540 isoform X1 — MGLDNVRSESSKKVGKFEKKLKFYSKVRDTVASLSAKKGINKKKKLRSRQKKLKAYNLSSLSEVLPDLKAQEQPAPVTEFKVNCKSRQKLIMKEGDQLRTVLNHPIFHSDPLAAIHQHLLSTQPPDKKQEKRSSKKGKKAKKQKSKASLGPQSMEM, encoded by the exons ATGGGTTTGGACAACGTCAG GTCAGAATCATCCAAAAAGGTCGGGAAGTTCGAAAAGAAACTGAAGTTCTACTCCA AGGTTAGAGATACAGTTGCTTCCTTAAGTGCCAAAAAGGGTATTAATAAG AAGAAAAAACTTAGAAGCCGACAGAAGAAATTGAAAGCATACAATCTCTCTTCCCTCTCGGAGGTCCTTCCAGATTTGAAGGCTCAAGAGCAACCTGCTCCTGTAACCGAGTTTAAAGTGAATTGCAAATCTAGGCAAAAATTGAT AATGAAGGAAGGAGATCAGTTGAGAACCGTTCTTAACCATCCAATTTTCCATTCAGATCCGTTGGCTGCCATTCACCAACACCTACTGAGCACACAGCCTCCAGataagaaacaagaaaaaaggtctAGCAAAAAAGGGAAGAAGGCTAAAAAGCAAAAATCGAAGGCTTCCCTAGGTCCTCAATCCATGGAAATGTGA
- the LOC100248700 gene encoding stress enhanced protein 1, chloroplastic yields MAPPQLSASASASFYACIPTYVCAPSSARAFSTPRLPISSLARIRSPFASGSPLLICRSSRLQKPACRATSVSIRCEQSANEGNSLDVWLGRLAMVGFAVAISVEIATGKGLLENFGLTSPLPTVALAVTALVGVLTAVFIFQSASKN; encoded by the exons ATGGCACCACCTCAACTCTCTGCCTCAGCCTCCGCCTCCTTCTACGCCTGCATCCCCACCT ATGTATGTGCTCCAAGCTCTGCAAGAGCCTTTTCCACTCCACGCCTACCCATTTCGAGTTTGGCTCGAATTCGATCTCCGTTTGCCTCCGGCTCTCCACTCT TGATATGCAGATCTTCTCGTCTACAGAAACCAGCATGCAGAGCAACATCGGTTTCTATAAGATGTGAGCAAAGTGCCAATGAGGGCAACAGTTTGGATGTATGGCTAGGACGGCTTGCAATGGTTGGTTTTGCAGTGGCTATCAGTGTCGAGATAGCAACAGGCAAGGGACTTCTGGAG AATTTTGGGCTGACAAGCCCCTTGCCAACAGTGGCCTTGGCAGTTACAGCGCTGGTGGGCGTTTTGACAGCGGTCTTTATCTTCCAGTCAGCCTCTAAGAATTGA
- the LOC100265867 gene encoding sodium/proton antiporter 1 isoform X1 — MASFSISTSLSPSHSLSKRSPLSPAYSRPWVPSHPRLNSSTWRFRPPKLNARLENKPGDPPSTPREAQSLSDKQLQELTPSSGSCDPLCSVDETSSQDFEATYQPKTDLLKALAILAAATTGAVAINQSWVAANQDAAMALLFGVGYAGIIFEESLAFNKSGVGLLMAVSLWVIRSIGAPSTDIAVSELTHASAEVSEIVFFLLGAMTIVEIVDAHQGFKLVTDNITTRKPQTLLWVVGFVTFFLSSILDNLTTTIIMVSLLRKLVPPSEFRKFLGAVVVIAANAGGAWTPIGDVTTTMLWIHGQISTLQTMKGLFIPSAVSLAVPLALMSLTSEVNGKGQDSPNVLASEQMAPRGQLVFAVGVGALVFVPVFKAVTGLPPFMGILLGLGVLWILTDAIHYGESERQRLKVPQALSRIDTQGALFFLGILLSVSSLEAAGILRELANYLDAHIPNVELIASSIGVVSAIIDNVPLVAATMGMYDLTSYPQDSEFWQLIAYCAGTGGSMLVIGSAAGVAFMGMEKVDFFWYLRKVSGFAFAGYAAGIAAYLALHNLHISTTLAHVPFFSGS; from the exons ATGGCTTCCTTCTCAATCTCCACCAGCCTCTCTCCTTCACACTCACTCTCAAAACGATCACCTCTGTCACCTGCTTACTCTCGTCCTTGGGTCCCATCTCACCCTCGTCTTAACTCCTCTACTTGGAGGTTCAGACCTCCGAAATTGAACGCCCGACTCGAAAACAAGCCCGGAGACCCACCCTCCACCCCGCGAGAGGCCCAATCCTTGTCTGACAAACAGCTTCAG GAACTGACACCATCATCTGGATCATGTGATCCCCTATGTTCTGTTGATGAAACAAGCTCACAAGATTTTGAAGCCACATACCAGCCAAAGACCGATTTGCTGAAAGCTCTTGCAATTCTTGCAGCAGCTACAACAGGGGCAGTTGCAATTAATCAGTCGTGGGTTGCTGCTAATCAG GATGCTGCTATGGCATTGCTATTTGGAGTGGGATATGCTGgaataatttttgaagaatcTCTAGCCTTTAACAAAAGTGGAGTGGGGTTATTGATGGCTGTGAGCTTATGGGTTATAAGAAGCATTGGG GCACCTTCAACTGATATAGCTGTTTCAGAGCTAACTCATGCATCTGCTGAAGTTAGTGAAATAGTGTTTTTCTTGCTTGGTGCAATGACCATTGTTGAGATTGTTGATGCTCATCAAGGGTTTAAGCTGGTTACTGACAATATAACAACTCGCAAGCCACAAACTCTACTTTGGGTG GTTGGTTTTGTGACTTTTTTCCTCAGTTCGATCCTTGACAACCTGACGACCACCATTATCATGGTTTCCTTATTGAGAAAACTGGTGCCTCCATCAGAATTCCGCAA GTTCCTAGGAGCAGTTGTTGTGATAGCCGCAAATGCTGGTGGTGCTTGGACTCCCATTGGTGATGTTACCACTACTATGCTGTGGATTCATGGTCAGATATCCACATTGCAGACAATGAAG GGTTTGTTTATACCTTCTGCTGTTTCTCTGGCTGTCCCGCTGGCTCTTATGTCCCTCACTAG TGAAGTTAATGGGAAAGGACAGGATTCTCCCAATGTTTTGGCATCTGAACAGATGGCTCCAAGAGGACAGCTTGTTTTCGCTGTTGGAGTTGGAGCTTTGGTGTTTGTTCCAGTGTTCAAGGCTGTGACTGGTTTGCCTCCTTTTATGGGTATTCTGCTTGGGCTTGGAGTTCTTTGGATTCTGACAGATGCCATTCATTATGGTGAATCGGAAAGACAAAGATTGAAAGTTCCACAGGCTTTATCACGCATTGACACTCAAGGAGCCCTTTTCTTCCTTGGAATCCTTTTATCTGTCAGCAG TCTCGAGGCAGCAGGGATTCTCCGGGAATTAGCAAATTACCTTGATGCACATATCCCTAATGTTGAACTTATTGCAAGTTCAATAGGTGTCGTGTCAGCAATTATAGACAATGTTCCACTGGTTGCAGCGACAATGGGAATGTATGACCTTACCTCATACCCCCAAGACTCTGAGTTCTGGCAGCTGATTGCCTATTGTGCTGGTACGGGTGGATCCATGCTAGTTATTGGCTCTGCTGCTGGAGTTGCATTTATGGGGATGGAAAAAGTGGACTTCTTTTGGTACTTAAGGAAG GTGAGTGGGTTTGCCTTTGCAGGCTATGCTGCTGGTATTGCTGCCTACCTAGCACTTCATAACCTCCACATTTCCACAACTCTAGCTCATGTTCCTTTCTTCTCTGGTTCATAA
- the LOC100265867 gene encoding sodium/proton antiporter 1 isoform X2 — MALLFGVGYAGIIFEESLAFNKSGVGLLMAVSLWVIRSIGAPSTDIAVSELTHASAEVSEIVFFLLGAMTIVEIVDAHQGFKLVTDNITTRKPQTLLWVVGFVTFFLSSILDNLTTTIIMVSLLRKLVPPSEFRKFLGAVVVIAANAGGAWTPIGDVTTTMLWIHGQISTLQTMKGLFIPSAVSLAVPLALMSLTSEVNGKGQDSPNVLASEQMAPRGQLVFAVGVGALVFVPVFKAVTGLPPFMGILLGLGVLWILTDAIHYGESERQRLKVPQALSRIDTQGALFFLGILLSVSSLEAAGILRELANYLDAHIPNVELIASSIGVVSAIIDNVPLVAATMGMYDLTSYPQDSEFWQLIAYCAGTGGSMLVIGSAAGVAFMGMEKVDFFWYLRKVSGFAFAGYAAGIAAYLALHNLHISTTLAHVPFFSGS, encoded by the exons ATGGCATTGCTATTTGGAGTGGGATATGCTGgaataatttttgaagaatcTCTAGCCTTTAACAAAAGTGGAGTGGGGTTATTGATGGCTGTGAGCTTATGGGTTATAAGAAGCATTGGG GCACCTTCAACTGATATAGCTGTTTCAGAGCTAACTCATGCATCTGCTGAAGTTAGTGAAATAGTGTTTTTCTTGCTTGGTGCAATGACCATTGTTGAGATTGTTGATGCTCATCAAGGGTTTAAGCTGGTTACTGACAATATAACAACTCGCAAGCCACAAACTCTACTTTGGGTG GTTGGTTTTGTGACTTTTTTCCTCAGTTCGATCCTTGACAACCTGACGACCACCATTATCATGGTTTCCTTATTGAGAAAACTGGTGCCTCCATCAGAATTCCGCAA GTTCCTAGGAGCAGTTGTTGTGATAGCCGCAAATGCTGGTGGTGCTTGGACTCCCATTGGTGATGTTACCACTACTATGCTGTGGATTCATGGTCAGATATCCACATTGCAGACAATGAAG GGTTTGTTTATACCTTCTGCTGTTTCTCTGGCTGTCCCGCTGGCTCTTATGTCCCTCACTAG TGAAGTTAATGGGAAAGGACAGGATTCTCCCAATGTTTTGGCATCTGAACAGATGGCTCCAAGAGGACAGCTTGTTTTCGCTGTTGGAGTTGGAGCTTTGGTGTTTGTTCCAGTGTTCAAGGCTGTGACTGGTTTGCCTCCTTTTATGGGTATTCTGCTTGGGCTTGGAGTTCTTTGGATTCTGACAGATGCCATTCATTATGGTGAATCGGAAAGACAAAGATTGAAAGTTCCACAGGCTTTATCACGCATTGACACTCAAGGAGCCCTTTTCTTCCTTGGAATCCTTTTATCTGTCAGCAG TCTCGAGGCAGCAGGGATTCTCCGGGAATTAGCAAATTACCTTGATGCACATATCCCTAATGTTGAACTTATTGCAAGTTCAATAGGTGTCGTGTCAGCAATTATAGACAATGTTCCACTGGTTGCAGCGACAATGGGAATGTATGACCTTACCTCATACCCCCAAGACTCTGAGTTCTGGCAGCTGATTGCCTATTGTGCTGGTACGGGTGGATCCATGCTAGTTATTGGCTCTGCTGCTGGAGTTGCATTTATGGGGATGGAAAAAGTGGACTTCTTTTGGTACTTAAGGAAG GTGAGTGGGTTTGCCTTTGCAGGCTATGCTGCTGGTATTGCTGCCTACCTAGCACTTCATAACCTCCACATTTCCACAACTCTAGCTCATGTTCCTTTCTTCTCTGGTTCATAA
- the LOC100260655 gene encoding D-3-phosphoglycerate dehydrogenase 3, chloroplastic: protein MKTIQTTPKPFIDFPAPNHGRDHRKTTIKCIIGSCLTSTISSTVPTAQLSTIHLRHTAMAAASSSTLFPSNKLSSNSLSRKLSLAPAFSVAVVVPRRRRSLVVVATALDAKPTVLVAEKLGAAGLDLLKDFANVDCAYNLSPEELCTKISLCDALIVRSGTKVSREVFEASSGRLKVVGRAGVGIDNVDLAAATEHGCLVVNAPTANTVAAAEHGIALLTAMARNVAQADASVKSGKWQRNKYVGVSLVGKTLAVMGFGKVGSEVTRRAKGLGMHVIAHDPYAAADRARAIGVELVGFDEAISTADFISLHMPLTPATSKMLNDETFAKMKKGVRIINVARGGVIDEEALVRALDAGIVAQAALDVFTEEPPPKDSKLILHENVTVTPHLGASTMEAQEGVAIEIAEAVVGALKGELAATAVNAPMVPAEVLSELKPFVELAEKLGRLAVQLVSGGSGVKSVKVTYASARAPDDLDTRLLRAMITKGLIEPISSVFVNLVNADFSAKQRGLRITEERSILDGSPESPLEFIQVQIANVESKFASAISESGEITVEGRVKDGIPHLTKVGSFEVDVSLEGSIILCRQVDQPGMIGKVGSILGEENVNVSFMSVGRVAPRKHAVMAIGVDEQPSKVTLKKIGEIPAVEEFVFLKL from the exons atgAAGACAATCCAAACAACCCCCAAACCCTTCATCGACTTTCCCGCGCCCAATCACGGGCGAGACCATCGCAAAACCACTATAAAATGCATCATAGGCTCCTGTCTCACTTCCACTATCAGCTCAACCGTCCCTACGGCGCAGCTTAGCACGATCCACCTCCGGCATACAGCTATGGCCGCTGCGTCTTCATCGACTCTCTTTCCATCAAACAAGCTCTCTTCTAATTCTCTGTCACGGAAGCTATCGTTGGCCCCCGCCTTCTCTGTCGCCGTCGTGGTGCCCCGACGGCGTCGGTCGTTAGTGGTGGTGGCGACGGCCTTGGATGCGAAACCGACGGTTTTGGTTGCGGAAAAGCTGGGAGCGGCGGGGCTCGATCTGCTGAAAGATTTTGCTAACGTTGATTGCGCGTATAATCTGAGCCCGGAGGAGCTGTGCACCAAGATCTCGCTCTGCGACGCCTTGATCGTCCGTAGTGGAACCAAGGTGAGTCGAGAGGTGTTCGAGGCATCAAGCGGCCGTTTGAAGGTAGTCGGACGGGCTGGCGTAGGTATCGATAACGTGGATCTGGCCGCGGCGACAGAGCATGGGTGCCTTGTGGTGAATGCGCCCACGGCGAATACGGTTGCGGCGGCGGAGCATGGGATCGCTCTCCTAACGGCGATGGCGAGGAATGTTGCGCAGGCTGATGCGTCTGTGAAATCTG GGAAGTGGCAAAGGAACAAATATGTGGGTGTTTCTCTTGTTGGGAAAACGCTTGCTGTGATGGGGTTTGGTAAGGTTGGGTCAGAAGTTACCCGACGTGCCAAGGGGCTTGGTATGCATGTGATTGCACATGATCCATATGCAGCTGCAGACCGTGCCCGTGCAATAGGTGTGGAACTTGTGGGCTTTGATGAAGCCATATCAACTGCAGATTTCATATCACTTCATATGCCCCTTACTCCTGCTACGTCGAAGATGCTCAATGATGAAACTTTTGCCAAAATGAAGAAAGGAGTTCGGATAATTAATGTTGCTCGTGGGGGGGTAATTGATGAAGAAGCTCTTGTGAGGGCACTGGATGCTGGAATTGTTGCACAG GCTGCTCTTGATGTTTTCACAGAAGAGCCACCCCCAAAAGACAGCAAATTAATACTACATGAAAATGTAACTGTGACTCCTCATCTTGGTGCCAGCACTATGGAAGCTCAG GAAGGAGTAGCCATTGAGATAGCTGAAGCTGTTGTTGGAGCCTTAAAGGGGGAGCTTGCTGCTACTGCAGTCAATGCACCAATGGTTCCTGCAGAG GTTCTGTCAGAGCTGAAACCATTTGTTGAACTTGCTGAGAAACTTGGGAGGCTGGCTGTCCAGTTAGTATCCGGTGGAAGTGGTGTAAAGTCAGTGAAAGTGACATATGCTTCTGCCAGGGCTCCTGATGACCTTGACACAAGGCTACTCCGAGCCATGATCACTAAGGGTCTGATTGAGCCCATATCCAGTGTTTTTGTGAACTTGGTGAATGCTGATTTCTCTGCTAAACAGAGAGGACTCCGAATAACAGAAGAACGATCAATTCTAGATGGTTCACCTGAGAGTCCACTTGAGTTCATCCAGGTTCAGATTGCTAATGTGGAATCAAAATTTGCCAGTGCCATTTCTGAGTCTGGGGAGATTACAGTGGAGGGACGTGTCAAAGATGGGATTCCCCATTTGACAAAGGTAGGGTCTTTTGAAGTGGATGTGAGTTTGGAAGGTAGCATTATACTTTGCAGACAGGTAGATCAGCCGGGTATGATTGGAAAGGTTGGGAGCATTTTGGGGGAGGAGAACGTGAATGTGAGCTTCATGAGCGTTGGAAGAGTTGCGCCTCGGAAGCATGCTGTAATGGCTATTGGAGTGGATGAGCAACCTAGCAAGGTAACGTTGAAGAAGATTGGGGAGATTCCAGCAGTAGAAGAGTTTGTTTTCCTCAAGTTGTAA